A single Geobacillus kaustophilus DNA region contains:
- a CDS encoding FecCD family ABC transporter permease, translating to MRKQSLSLFVLLALLIAATAAIALGTGDAPLSYNRIVPTLFGYGSMEEELILFSLRLPRLFITLLGGMALALSGAMLQGLTRNDLADPGVLGINAGAGAGVALFFLFFPIEAGTFLYTLPLVAFAGALLTAAAIYAVSYNKTTGLQPVSFILTGVGFSMALSGLMIVLISAADRTKVDFIARWLSGNIWGDDWPFISAMLPWLAAGTLVALYRAKHLNILHLGDSVSIGVGVHVRRERLVLMMTAVAVAAAAVSVTGGISFIGLMAPHIAKAIVGPRHEQAIPAAMLIGGWLLLAADTIGRNALAEPLPAGVIVSLIGAPYFIYLLLKR from the coding sequence ATGAGAAAACAAAGCCTTTCGCTCTTTGTCTTGCTTGCGCTGCTCATTGCCGCAACGGCAGCTATCGCCTTGGGCACCGGCGATGCGCCGCTTTCATATAACCGCATCGTCCCGACACTGTTTGGCTACGGTTCGATGGAAGAGGAACTCATTTTGTTTTCCCTTCGCCTGCCGCGCCTTTTCATCACCTTGTTGGGTGGCATGGCGCTCGCCTTATCCGGGGCCATGCTGCAAGGACTCACTCGCAATGACCTCGCCGACCCTGGCGTGCTTGGGATCAACGCCGGAGCAGGCGCAGGCGTCGCCTTGTTCTTTTTGTTTTTCCCGATTGAGGCCGGAACATTTCTTTACACCTTGCCTCTTGTTGCCTTCGCCGGAGCGCTGCTGACGGCGGCTGCCATCTATGCCGTCTCCTACAATAAAACAACCGGGCTGCAGCCGGTGTCGTTTATCTTAACCGGCGTCGGGTTTTCGATGGCGCTCTCCGGGCTGATGATCGTCCTCATTTCCGCGGCTGACCGGACGAAAGTCGATTTTATCGCCCGCTGGCTTTCCGGCAACATCTGGGGCGATGACTGGCCGTTTATTTCGGCTATGCTGCCATGGCTGGCGGCGGGCACACTGGTGGCGTTGTATCGGGCGAAGCATCTCAATATTTTGCACTTAGGCGATTCGGTTTCAATCGGGGTCGGCGTCCACGTTCGCCGCGAGCGGCTCGTGCTTATGATGACAGCTGTTGCCGTCGCGGCTGCCGCCGTCTCCGTGACGGGAGGCATCTCGTTCATCGGCTTGATGGCGCCGCATATCGCCAAAGCTATTGTCGGCCCGCGCCATGAACAGGCCATCCCGGCGGCGATGTTGATCGGCGGCTGGCTGCTGCTTGCAGCCGACACGATTGGACGCAACGCCCTCGCCGAGCCGCTCCCCGCCGGGGTCATCGTCTCCTTGATCGGCGCGCCGTATTTCATTTACTTGTTGCTAAAGCGTTGA
- a CDS encoding ABC transporter ATP-binding protein: protein MVRLYAENLTVRYDDRTIFEHLSVRIPDRQITAIIGPNGCGKSTLLKTLSRILSPQSGAVILDGQAISQQPTKELAKKMAILPQTPEAASGLTVAELVSYGRFPYQKGFGRLTKQDYEAIDWALHVTKTADLKHRPVDALSGGQRQRVWIAMALAQETDIIFLDEPTTYLDIAHQLEVLELLERLNKEEGRTIVMVLHDINQAARFADYIIAMKAGAIIKSGRSEDVIRRKVLRDVFGIDADIGRDPRTNKPVCFTYHLLKEAYSS from the coding sequence ATGGTCCGCTTATACGCCGAGAATTTGACCGTCCGCTACGATGACCGGACGATTTTCGAACATTTGTCCGTCCGCATTCCCGACCGGCAAATCACCGCCATTATCGGGCCGAACGGATGCGGGAAATCGACGCTGCTGAAGACGTTGTCGCGCATCCTTTCTCCACAGTCCGGCGCGGTCATTTTAGACGGCCAAGCGATTTCGCAGCAACCGACGAAAGAGCTGGCCAAAAAAATGGCCATTTTGCCGCAGACGCCTGAAGCGGCAAGCGGATTAACGGTCGCCGAACTCGTCTCGTACGGCCGCTTCCCGTATCAAAAAGGGTTTGGCCGCCTGACGAAACAAGACTACGAAGCGATCGACTGGGCGCTTCACGTGACGAAAACAGCCGACTTAAAACACCGGCCGGTCGATGCGCTCTCCGGCGGGCAGCGGCAGCGCGTCTGGATCGCCATGGCGCTCGCCCAGGAGACGGACATCATCTTTTTGGACGAACCGACGACGTACTTGGACATCGCCCACCAACTTGAAGTGCTCGAGCTGCTGGAGCGGCTGAACAAGGAGGAAGGGCGGACGATCGTCATGGTGCTTCATGACATCAACCAGGCGGCCCGTTTTGCCGACTATATCATCGCTATGAAAGCAGGAGCCATCATCAAGTCCGGGCGGAGCGAAGACGTTATCCGCCGCAAAGTGCTCCGCGACGTGTTCGGCATTGACGCCGACATCGGCCGCGATCCGCGGACGAACAAACCCGTTTGTTTCACCTATCATTTGCTTAAGGAGGCTTATTCATCATGA
- the pruA gene encoding L-glutamate gamma-semialdehyde dehydrogenase: MVQPYRHEPLTDFTVEANREAFLAALEKVESELGRDYPLVIGGERIMTEDKIISINPANKTEVVGRVAKANKELAERAMKTADEAFRTWSRTSPEARADILFRAAAIVRRRKHEFSAWMVKEAGKPWREADADTAEAIDFMEYYGRQMLKLKDGIPVESRPGETNRFFYIPLGVGVVISPWNFPFAIMAGTTVASLVTGNTVLLKPASATPVVAYKFVEVLEEAGLPAGVLNYIPGSGAEVGDYLVDHPRTRFISFTGSRDVGIRIYERAAKVHPGQIWLKRVIAEMGGKDAIVVDKEADLELAAQSIVASAFGFSGQKCSACSRAIVVQDVYDQVLNRVVELTKQLNVGDPAEQATFMGPVIDQGAYNKIMEYIEIGKQEGRLMTGGEGDDSKGFFIQPTVFADVAPNARIMQEEIFGPVVAFAKARDFDHALEIANNTEYGLTGAVISRNRANLEKARHEFHVGNLYFNRGCTGAIVGYQPFGGFNMSGTDSKAGGPDYLILHMQAKTVSEMF, from the coding sequence ATGGTGCAGCCGTACAGACACGAACCGCTCACCGACTTTACCGTGGAAGCAAACCGTGAGGCGTTTTTAGCGGCGCTCGAAAAAGTGGAATCGGAGCTTGGGCGCGACTATCCGCTTGTCATCGGCGGCGAGCGCATCATGACCGAAGACAAAATCATTTCGATCAACCCGGCGAACAAAACGGAAGTGGTCGGCCGGGTGGCGAAAGCGAACAAAGAGCTGGCGGAGCGGGCGATGAAAACCGCTGATGAAGCGTTCCGCACATGGAGCCGGACGAGCCCGGAAGCGCGGGCGGATATTTTGTTCCGCGCGGCAGCGATCGTGCGCCGGCGCAAGCACGAGTTTTCCGCTTGGATGGTGAAAGAAGCGGGCAAGCCGTGGCGCGAAGCGGACGCCGATACGGCGGAAGCGATTGACTTTATGGAATATTACGGCCGGCAGATGCTGAAGTTGAAAGACGGTATTCCGGTTGAGAGCCGTCCGGGGGAAACGAACCGGTTCTTCTACATTCCGCTTGGCGTCGGGGTCGTCATTTCGCCGTGGAACTTCCCGTTTGCCATTATGGCGGGGACGACGGTGGCTTCGCTGGTGACAGGCAATACGGTGCTGTTGAAACCGGCGAGCGCAACGCCGGTGGTGGCTTATAAATTTGTGGAAGTGTTGGAAGAAGCGGGGCTTCCGGCTGGTGTATTGAACTACATTCCGGGCAGCGGCGCAGAAGTCGGCGACTATTTGGTCGATCATCCGCGCACGCGGTTTATCAGCTTCACCGGTTCGCGCGATGTCGGCATCCGCATTTATGAGCGGGCAGCGAAAGTGCACCCAGGGCAAATTTGGCTGAAACGCGTCATCGCGGAAATGGGCGGCAAAGATGCCATCGTCGTCGATAAAGAAGCCGATCTCGAACTGGCGGCGCAATCGATTGTCGCGTCGGCGTTTGGCTTTTCGGGGCAAAAATGTTCGGCGTGCTCGCGCGCGATCGTTGTTCAAGATGTCTACGACCAAGTGTTGAACCGCGTCGTCGAGCTGACGAAGCAGCTCAACGTCGGCGACCCGGCGGAGCAAGCGACGTTTATGGGCCCGGTCATCGACCAAGGGGCGTACAACAAAATTATGGAGTATATCGAAATCGGCAAACAAGAAGGCCGTCTCATGACGGGCGGAGAAGGAGACGATTCGAAAGGGTTTTTCATCCAGCCGACCGTGTTTGCTGATGTTGCCCCGAACGCGCGCATCATGCAAGAAGAAATTTTTGGACCGGTCGTGGCATTTGCGAAAGCGCGGGACTTTGACCATGCGCTTGAGATTGCGAACAATACGGAATACGGATTGACAGGCGCCGTCATTTCGCGCAACCGGGCGAACCTCGAGAAAGCGCGGCACGAGTTCCATGTCGGCAACTTGTACTTCAACCGCGGCTGCACGGGTGCGATCGTCGGGTATCAGCCGTTTGGCGGCTTCAACATGTCGGGCACTGACTCGAAAGCAGGCGGCCCGGACTATTTAATCCTTCACATGCAAGCCAAAACGGTGTCGGAAATGTTTTAA
- a CDS encoding ornithine--oxo-acid transaminase: MATKSEQLIEQTERYGAHNYHPLPIVISEAEGVWVKDPEGNRYMDMLSAYSAVNQGHRHPKIIEALKKQADRVTLTSRAFHNDQLGPWYEKVCRLTKKDMVLPMNTGAEAVETALKAARRWAYDVKGVPDNQAEIIVCEGNFHGRTLAAVSLSSEPAYKRGFGPLLPGVKIIPYGDIEALKAAITPNTAAFLVEPIQGEAGIRIPPQGFLKAAYDVCKANNVLFIADEIQTGLGRTGKLFACDWEDVVPDMYILGKALGGGVFPISCVVANRDILSVFEPGSHGSTFGGNPLACAVSIAALEVIEEERLAERSLELGEYFLSKLKQIRNVDVKEIRGRGLFIGVELHVPARPYCEALKEQGLLCKETHETVIRFAPPLIITKEELDWAFERIAKVLSRP; the protein is encoded by the coding sequence ATGGCAACGAAGTCCGAACAGCTTATTGAACAGACGGAGCGATATGGAGCGCATAATTACCATCCGCTGCCGATCGTTATTTCTGAAGCCGAAGGGGTATGGGTGAAAGACCCGGAAGGCAATCGTTATATGGACATGTTAAGCGCGTATTCAGCCGTCAACCAAGGACACCGCCATCCAAAAATCATTGAGGCGTTGAAAAAGCAGGCTGACCGGGTGACGCTCACATCGCGCGCGTTCCATAACGACCAGCTCGGCCCGTGGTACGAAAAAGTGTGCCGGTTGACGAAAAAAGATATGGTGCTGCCGATGAACACCGGCGCCGAGGCGGTCGAAACAGCGCTCAAGGCGGCGCGCCGCTGGGCGTATGACGTGAAAGGCGTCCCCGACAATCAGGCGGAAATCATCGTCTGTGAAGGCAACTTCCACGGCCGGACGCTCGCCGCGGTGTCCTTGTCGTCCGAACCGGCCTATAAACGCGGTTTTGGTCCGCTGTTGCCAGGGGTGAAAATCATCCCGTACGGGGATATCGAAGCGCTGAAGGCGGCGATCACGCCAAATACGGCGGCGTTTCTTGTCGAACCGATCCAAGGGGAAGCCGGCATCCGCATCCCACCGCAAGGATTTTTGAAAGCCGCGTATGATGTGTGCAAGGCAAACAACGTCTTGTTCATCGCTGATGAAATCCAAACGGGATTGGGGCGAACTGGAAAGTTATTTGCTTGCGACTGGGAAGATGTTGTGCCTGACATGTATATTTTAGGGAAAGCGTTGGGCGGCGGGGTGTTCCCGATTTCGTGCGTCGTCGCCAACCGCGATATTTTGTCGGTGTTTGAACCCGGCTCGCACGGATCGACGTTCGGCGGCAATCCGCTCGCTTGCGCGGTGTCGATCGCCGCACTTGAGGTGATCGAAGAAGAGCGGCTGGCAGAGCGTTCGCTTGAGCTTGGCGAGTACTTCCTTTCGAAACTAAAACAAATCCGAAACGTCGATGTGAAAGAAATCCGCGGCCGCGGCTTGTTTATCGGCGTTGAGCTGCATGTGCCGGCGCGCCCGTACTGTGAGGCGCTGAAAGAGCAAGGATTGCTTTGCAAAGAAACGCACGAAACGGTCATCCGTTTCGCACCGCCGCTCATCATTACGAAAGAAGAATTGGATTGGGCGTTCGAGCGGATTGCGAAGGTCTTGTCCCGTCCATAA
- a CDS encoding DedA family protein, translating to MQAWITDFIEQFGYIGIFLMIALENIFPPIPSEVILPFGGFMTTYTALTVPGVIAAATAGSVAGALVLYGIGRLLSVERLERMVDRWGGWLRVKPEDIAKVNRTFQRYGVWAVFLGRMIPLVRSLISIPAGMAKMNIGLFVWLSVLGTLIWNTALVSIGAALGQSWRKVSDVIGAYAEVVYVIIAIVLAVAVVRFWKRRRVS from the coding sequence ATGCAGGCTTGGATCACTGATTTTATCGAGCAATTCGGATATATCGGCATTTTTTTGATGATCGCGCTTGAGAATATTTTCCCGCCGATTCCGTCGGAAGTCATTTTGCCGTTTGGCGGGTTTATGACGACGTACACGGCTTTGACGGTGCCCGGCGTTATTGCGGCGGCGACCGCCGGTTCGGTTGCCGGGGCATTGGTGCTGTACGGAATCGGCCGGCTGTTGTCTGTTGAGCGGCTTGAACGGATGGTCGACCGTTGGGGGGGATGGCTGCGGGTGAAGCCGGAAGACATCGCCAAGGTGAACCGGACGTTTCAGCGCTATGGGGTATGGGCCGTCTTTCTTGGCCGCATGATTCCGCTCGTGCGCAGCTTGATTTCCATTCCGGCTGGCATGGCGAAGATGAACATTGGGCTGTTTGTCTGGCTGTCCGTGCTCGGCACATTGATTTGGAATACGGCGCTTGTTTCGATCGGCGCAGCTCTTGGCCAGTCATGGAGGAAAGTATCCGACGTGATTGGCGCGTACGCTGAAGTCGTCTATGTCATCATCGCGATTGTCCTTGCCGTTGCAGTTGTCCGCTTTTGGAAAAGACGCCGGGTTTCATGA
- a CDS encoding FecCD family ABC transporter permease, whose protein sequence is MDADRRRWPFRYTFVLSLGLLVAVWFGSMRVGVADTTWSDVWRALFSDQQGKQLDLIRELRLPRETAAAFVGAGLAVAGAIMQGMTRNPLADPGLLGLTAGANAALAMTMSFFPSAHYLLITVACLLGAAVGAGAVFGIGAMRQGGFSPLRIVLAGSAVSALLFAIAEGIGLYFHISKDVSMWTSGGVAGVSWKQLAVGVPLIAIGLAIAVSYVRPLTILSLSEDIAVGVGQKTAAVKMALFLAVFLLTGASVAIAGNITFIGLMIPHLVRGITGADYRFVIPLSATGGAVAMVLADTAARTIHAPFETPVAAIIAVIGLPFFLFVVRKQGRGFS, encoded by the coding sequence ATGGATGCAGACCGCCGGCGTTGGCCGTTTCGCTATACGTTTGTTCTGTCGCTTGGCCTGCTTGTCGCTGTTTGGTTTGGCTCGATGCGAGTCGGCGTCGCCGATACGACATGGAGCGACGTATGGCGGGCGTTGTTTTCCGATCAACAAGGCAAACAGCTTGATCTCATTCGCGAGCTCCGCTTGCCGCGCGAAACGGCGGCCGCCTTTGTCGGCGCCGGCCTTGCCGTCGCCGGGGCGATCATGCAGGGGATGACGCGCAACCCGCTCGCCGATCCGGGGCTTCTTGGCCTCACCGCTGGGGCGAACGCGGCGTTGGCCATGACGATGTCCTTTTTCCCTTCCGCCCATTATCTGTTGATCACGGTCGCCTGTTTGCTTGGTGCGGCCGTCGGGGCAGGGGCCGTCTTTGGCATCGGTGCCATGCGCCAAGGCGGGTTTTCTCCGCTGCGCATCGTCCTGGCCGGCTCGGCGGTCTCGGCGCTTTTGTTTGCCATCGCCGAAGGGATCGGACTGTATTTCCACATTTCCAAAGACGTCTCGATGTGGACGTCAGGCGGAGTGGCCGGTGTCTCATGGAAACAGCTGGCCGTTGGCGTCCCGCTCATTGCAATCGGTCTGGCTATTGCCGTTTCGTATGTGCGACCGCTGACGATCCTTAGCTTAAGCGAAGACATCGCCGTCGGCGTCGGACAAAAAACAGCAGCGGTGAAAATGGCGCTGTTTCTGGCGGTGTTTTTGCTGACGGGGGCATCGGTCGCGATCGCCGGCAACATCACCTTTATCGGCTTAATGATTCCCCACCTCGTGCGGGGGATCACCGGCGCCGACTACCGGTTCGTCATCCCGCTGTCAGCGACTGGCGGCGCCGTCGCCATGGTGCTGGCCGACACGGCAGCTCGCACGATCCATGCGCCGTTTGAAACGCCGGTAGCCGCCATTATCGCCGTCATTGGCTTGCCGTTTTTCCTCTTCGTCGTCCGGAAACAAGGGAGGGGCTTTTCATGA
- a CDS encoding Glu/Leu/Phe/Val family dehydrogenase codes for MEENMFLSTQRVIKEALAKLGYGEEMYELLKEPLRVLTVRIPVRMDDGTVKVFTGYRVQHSDAVGPTKGGIRFHPDVTEEEVKALSMWMTIKAGIVGLPYGGGKGGIVCDPRNMSMGELERLSRGYVRAISQIVGPSKDIPAPDVFTNSQIMAWMMDEYSRIREFDSPGFITGKPLVLGGSHGREKATALGVTICIEEAAEKVGIGLQGARVIIQGFGNAGSFLAKFLHEVGARVIGISDAYGALYDPNGLDIPYLLDRRDSFGTVTTLFENVITNQELLEKECDILVPAAVANQITRDNAPNIRAKIVVEAANGPTTLEATKILTERGVLLVPDVLASAGGVTVSYFEWVQNNQGYYWTEEEVVEKLKEKLTSAFHRVYELAESRRVDMRMAAYMIGLRQTAEAARYRGWV; via the coding sequence ATGGAAGAAAATATGTTTCTCTCCACCCAGCGCGTGATCAAAGAGGCGCTGGCCAAACTCGGCTACGGTGAGGAGATGTATGAGCTGCTGAAAGAGCCATTGCGCGTCCTCACCGTACGCATTCCGGTTCGTATGGATGACGGAACGGTGAAAGTGTTTACCGGGTACCGTGTCCAGCATAGCGATGCCGTAGGGCCCACCAAGGGGGGCATTCGCTTCCATCCGGACGTCACGGAGGAAGAAGTCAAGGCGCTGTCGATGTGGATGACGATCAAAGCCGGGATTGTGGGCCTGCCGTATGGTGGCGGCAAAGGTGGCATCGTCTGTGACCCGCGGAACATGTCGATGGGTGAGCTGGAGCGGCTCAGCCGTGGCTATGTGCGGGCGATCAGCCAGATCGTGGGACCATCCAAAGATATCCCGGCGCCGGACGTGTTTACGAACTCGCAAATCATGGCGTGGATGATGGATGAATATAGCCGCATCCGCGAGTTTGACTCGCCTGGGTTTATCACTGGCAAGCCGCTTGTGCTTGGCGGCTCCCATGGCCGAGAAAAAGCAACAGCGCTTGGGGTCACGATTTGCATCGAAGAGGCGGCGGAAAAAGTGGGAATCGGGTTGCAGGGAGCGCGTGTCATTATTCAAGGATTCGGCAATGCAGGCAGTTTTTTGGCCAAGTTTTTGCATGAGGTTGGAGCCCGCGTCATTGGTATTTCCGATGCGTATGGCGCATTGTATGACCCAAACGGACTGGATATTCCGTATTTGTTGGATCGCCGCGACAGTTTTGGCACGGTGACCACGCTGTTTGAGAATGTCATCACCAATCAAGAGCTGCTGGAAAAAGAGTGTGATATTTTAGTTCCGGCCGCGGTGGCCAATCAAATTACGCGTGACAATGCCCCGAATATTCGGGCTAAAATTGTGGTGGAAGCAGCCAACGGCCCAACGACGCTGGAGGCGACCAAAATCTTGACGGAGCGGGGCGTGCTGCTGGTGCCCGATGTGCTGGCGAGCGCCGGCGGAGTGACCGTTTCCTATTTTGAATGGGTGCAAAACAACCAAGGCTATTATTGGACGGAGGAGGAAGTCGTCGAGAAGCTGAAAGAGAAATTGACGAGCGCGTTTCATCGCGTCTATGAATTGGCGGAATCGCGCCGTGTGGATATGCGCATGGCGGCGTACATGATCGGGCTGCGCCAAACAGCGGAAGCCGCTCGCTATCGCGGTTGGGTATAA